Proteins from one Coturnix japonica isolate 7356 chromosome 5, Coturnix japonica 2.1, whole genome shotgun sequence genomic window:
- the NKX2-1 gene encoding homeobox protein Nkx-2.1 isoform X2 has product MSMSPKHTTPFSVSDILSPLEESYKKVGMEGSNLGAPLSAYRQSQVSQPAMQQHPMGHNGTVTAAYHMTAAGVPQLSHATMGGYCNGNLGNMSELPPYQDTMRNSASATGWYGTNPDPRFSSISRFMAPSSGMNMGGMGGLSSLGDVSKSMAPLQSTPRRKRRVLFSQAQVYELERSFKQQKYLSAPEREHLASMIHLTPTQVKIWFQNHRYKMKRQAKDKAAQQQMQQENGSCQQQQSPRRVAVPVLVKDGKPCQAGSNTPTAAIQNHPQQAATTITVATNGNSLGQHQSHQTNSAGQSPDMGQHSASPSSLQSQVSSLSHLNSSTSDYGTAMSCSTLLYGRTW; this is encoded by the exons ATGTCGATGAGCCCAAAGCATACGACTCCTTTCTCAGTGTCTGACATCTTGAGTCCTTTGGAGGAAAGCTACAAGAAAGTGGGCATGGAGGGCAGTAACTTGGGGGCTCCCTTGTCAGCCTACAGACAGTCTCAGGTTTCGCAGCCGGCCATGCAGCAACACCCCATGGGCCACAACGGAACGGTGACTGCCGCCTACCATATGACAGCGGCAGGGGTCCCCCAGCTCTCCCACGCTACTATGGGGGGCTACTGCAATGGGAACCTGGGCAACATGAGCGAGCTCCCGCCTTACCAGGACACCATGCGGAACAGCGCTTCAGCGACAGGATGGTACGGCACCAACCCGGACCCCCGCTTCTCTTCAA TCTCCCGCTTCATGGCGCCGTCATCGGGCATGAACATGGGCGGCATGGGCGGCCTGAGCTCCCTGGGGGACGTGAGCAAGAGCATGGCCCCGCTGCAGAGCACGCCGCGGAGGAAACGGAGGGTCCTGTTTTCCCAGGCCCAAGTTTACGAGCTGGAGAGAAGtttcaagcagcagaaatacctCTCCGCTCCCGAGAGGGAACATTTAGCCAGCATGATCCACCTCACCCCGACTCAGGTCAAAATCTGGTTCCAGAACCACCGCTACAAGATGAAGCGGCAGGCCAAAGACAAGGCTGCGCAGCAGCAGATGCAACAGGAGAACggctcctgccagcagcagcagtcccCCAGGAGGGTGGCGGTGCCGGTGCTGGTGAAGGATGGCAAGCCCTGCCAGGCGGGCTCCAACACCCCCACCGCAGCCATCCAGAACCACCCGCAGCAGGCGGCCACGACCATCACGGTAGCCACCAATGGCAACAGCCTCGGACAGCATCAGAGCCATCAGACAAACAGTGCGGGGCAGTCTCCCGACATGGGACAGCACTCGGCCAGcccttcctccctgcagagccaAGTCTCCAGTTTGTCTCACCTGAACTCTTCCACTTCTGACTATGGCACTGCCATGTCCTGCTCCACCTTACTATACGGTAGGACCTGGTGA
- the NKX2-1 gene encoding homeobox protein Nkx-2.1 isoform X1, producing MLPAALRARSHRLGQRAGAGPRRATGSGRGAPARPGSLGARPWHLTAGPSLALSAGNGPIEEKPGVGASGQKSSGPSREVVQEDKASRVGPACEMLHALSSWRSNWACTAEGRRIMSMSPKHTTPFSVSDILSPLEESYKKVGMEGSNLGAPLSAYRQSQVSQPAMQQHPMGHNGTVTAAYHMTAAGVPQLSHATMGGYCNGNLGNMSELPPYQDTMRNSASATGWYGTNPDPRFSSISRFMAPSSGMNMGGMGGLSSLGDVSKSMAPLQSTPRRKRRVLFSQAQVYELERSFKQQKYLSAPEREHLASMIHLTPTQVKIWFQNHRYKMKRQAKDKAAQQQMQQENGSCQQQQSPRRVAVPVLVKDGKPCQAGSNTPTAAIQNHPQQAATTITVATNGNSLGQHQSHQTNSAGQSPDMGQHSASPSSLQSQVSSLSHLNSSTSDYGTAMSCSTLLYGRTW from the exons ATGCTGCCGGCGGCCCTCCGTGCCCGCAGCCACCGCCTGGGGCAGCGAGCAGGCGCCGGGCCTAGGCGTGCCACTGGGTCCGGGCGCGGggcccccgcccgccccggcAGCCTTGGAGCCCGGCCCTGGCACCTCACTGCTGGCCCCTCCCTGGCCCTCTCGGCCGGGAACGGCCCGATAGAGGAAAAGCCGGGGGTCGGAGCATCGGGTCAGAAGAGTTCGGGCCCCAGCCGGGAAGTGGTTCAGGAGGACAAAGCCTCGCGAGTGGGCCCTGCATGCGAAATGCTCCACGCcctgagcagctggaggagcaacTGGGCATGCACTGCGGAGGG ccGCCGAATCATGTCGATGAGCCCAAAGCATACGACTCCTTTCTCAGTGTCTGACATCTTGAGTCCTTTGGAGGAAAGCTACAAGAAAGTGGGCATGGAGGGCAGTAACTTGGGGGCTCCCTTGTCAGCCTACAGACAGTCTCAGGTTTCGCAGCCGGCCATGCAGCAACACCCCATGGGCCACAACGGAACGGTGACTGCCGCCTACCATATGACAGCGGCAGGGGTCCCCCAGCTCTCCCACGCTACTATGGGGGGCTACTGCAATGGGAACCTGGGCAACATGAGCGAGCTCCCGCCTTACCAGGACACCATGCGGAACAGCGCTTCAGCGACAGGATGGTACGGCACCAACCCGGACCCCCGCTTCTCTTCAA TCTCCCGCTTCATGGCGCCGTCATCGGGCATGAACATGGGCGGCATGGGCGGCCTGAGCTCCCTGGGGGACGTGAGCAAGAGCATGGCCCCGCTGCAGAGCACGCCGCGGAGGAAACGGAGGGTCCTGTTTTCCCAGGCCCAAGTTTACGAGCTGGAGAGAAGtttcaagcagcagaaatacctCTCCGCTCCCGAGAGGGAACATTTAGCCAGCATGATCCACCTCACCCCGACTCAGGTCAAAATCTGGTTCCAGAACCACCGCTACAAGATGAAGCGGCAGGCCAAAGACAAGGCTGCGCAGCAGCAGATGCAACAGGAGAACggctcctgccagcagcagcagtcccCCAGGAGGGTGGCGGTGCCGGTGCTGGTGAAGGATGGCAAGCCCTGCCAGGCGGGCTCCAACACCCCCACCGCAGCCATCCAGAACCACCCGCAGCAGGCGGCCACGACCATCACGGTAGCCACCAATGGCAACAGCCTCGGACAGCATCAGAGCCATCAGACAAACAGTGCGGGGCAGTCTCCCGACATGGGACAGCACTCGGCCAGcccttcctccctgcagagccaAGTCTCCAGTTTGTCTCACCTGAACTCTTCCACTTCTGACTATGGCACTGCCATGTCCTGCTCCACCTTACTATACGGTAGGACCTGGTGA